Sequence from the Halobaculum rubrum genome:
ATGCTCTTGGCGCCCGTACAGACGATCTTCCCGGACCGGAAGATCAGCGCGGCCGCCTTCGGCTCCTGCGTTCGGTACACCAGCCCGGGGAAGTTGTCCGGGTTGAAATCCGCGCCCGGAAGGTCCTCGGCTAGGGCTTCGAGGTCGAGCTCCTGCCCGATCCCCGTCGATGCTACAACGTTTTGAATCTCGATGGATTCTGCCGGGTCCGTCATGCGTCGTCGTTCCTCTGGATTCCTTTATAAACCGTGGGGTTATAAAGCCGGGTGTCTCTGCGGTCGCCGCCTTCCGGTCAGTAGTCGCTCGGAGGGTCGTTCGCCGAGTTGCCCGCGCCGCCACGTTCGACGAGCGCCTGTCGGACCGCCGATACCCCACAGCCCGCGAGCGATGCGGCGAACGCCGGGGACAGATCGAATCGCTCGCAGGCGACGGCGGCGTTCTGTACGGCCGCGACCGGTCGGTCCGGATCGCGCTCGCGGCTCATCGCTCGCGTCCGGCGGGAGGTTCGACGACGTGTGACATCAGTTCCGATGTCGTTCCCGTAAATTTATGTCTGGTGCGTGTGCCGTAGACGGTAGTATGTCCGGCGAGGTGACCGAGCGGTCCGTCGGCGCTATCCACGCCGACGAGGCGTCGGTCGCGAGCGCGGTCGCCGCCGTCGGCGGCGTTCACGTCGCGCTCCTCGCCGACCGCTCGGTCGACGGGTGGCACCGCGCAGTCGAGGCGGCGGGGCCGTCCTCGCCCGGACGATCGTCGCTTATCAGCGTCGACGAGACGGTCCGCGGCGGTGCAGTCTCCGCCTCGCCGGCGTCCGGCGGGCAACCCGTCGGCGACGGAGTCACCGTCGCCACCGTCGAGGCACCCCTCTTTGAGCCGAGCCAGTATCTCGAGACGGTGCTGGCCGACCTCGGCGACGACCTCGGCGACGACGGAACGGTCGTCGTCGACGACGTCGGCGCGCTCGTCCCCGCCGACGCCGACGTCGACTCGATCGTCCCGGGTCTCGTCGAGGCGGCCGCGGCGTCCGGGTTGGAGTTTCACACGTCGGTCACGACCAACGACGACGCCGTGCTCTCGGCACTGTCCCGCCGGGTTCCGGCCGACGACGACGCCGAGCGGCCGCTCACGGAGCGGCTGATCGCGCACCTTCGGCGCAGCGACCCGACCAACTTCGGATACCTCCGGCACCACTGGCGCGAGGCGCGCCGGGGACTGACCGCCGTGGAGATGAGCTACCCGCAGTCGAAACAGATCCACGCGAGCATCCCCGACCCGGAGACGACGCCCCGAACGCTCGGGGCGGCGCTGCAGGCGCTCGTCACGCTCGGCGCGCTCGACGTGTGGGGCGACACCGTCGCGGCCAATCGGTACGACCTCACCCGGTACGACCCGGCCCGCGTCGACACGATCGGATCGATTCTCACGAGGTCCGCCGAATCGCCAGCCGGCTGACCCGGCTCGCGACCGCACACCGGCGAGTTCCGTCGAGTCACTCCCCAGGCGGGGCGAGCGAGTGATCGATGACGTCGCCGCCGGGACGCATCGTCACCGTGCCCAGCGTCACCGTCTCTCCCTCCGCGGTCGTCCGTGCGACCGCGCGAAGCGTCTCCGGTCGGTCGAGTCGGTCCCAGGTAGCCACCTCGATCAGCCGCTGGAACTCGTCGGGGTCGCGCCACCCGGAGTCGATGTCGGAGGGGACGTGGACGACGAACCGGAACTCGTCGCTGGTCACGTGGATGCCGACGCCGAAGGTGTCGCCCTCGTCGTCGGCGGACTCCGCGGTTTCGGGGGCGGTCGGGTCGGCGTCGCCGGCGCCGTCGTCGCTCATCCATCCGTAGTTCTCGGCGGGGCCGCAAGAGTCCGTCGGGTGGGCTGGGACGCGTCCGAACGGCGAGGCGTCTGCAGCGACGGCGGCGACGCGTCCGAAGCTACATACCCGCTCGCGACCGACGCCGGAGTATGGCGATCGAAGTCGAGTGTCGGCTGTTCGGCCCCTTCCGCGAGGACGCCGGCGTCGAGGCGGTCGTCCGTGAGACGGACGCTGCCACCGTCGGCGACCTCCTCCGGGAGGTCGAGCGGAGCTACCCGGAACTCGGAGGACGGCTGGTCGACGAGAGTGGGGAGACGATCGCCGGATCGACGGTGGTGACGAAGGCGAAGAAGGACGTCCGCCACCTCGACGGCGTCGACACCGCGCTCGACGACGGCGACGTGATCCGGCTGGTTCCGTCGGTGTACGGCGGCTGACGCGGACGGTGTCGCCGCGGCGACTCGATCTCGCCGGCGC
This genomic interval carries:
- a CDS encoding MoaD/ThiS family protein codes for the protein MEVECRLFGPFREDAGVEAVVRETDAATVGDLLREVERSYPELGGRLVDESGETIAGSTVVTKAKKDVRHLDGVDTALDDGDVIRLVPSVYGG